In Flavobacteriales bacterium, a single genomic region encodes these proteins:
- a CDS encoding T9SS type A sorting domain-containing protein, with translation MRNIISSLTLAFIFLYSSSFSQTIESSLKIGGSYEDKAWDIVKDNLGNIYITGGFSNSVDFNPNGNPNYHQAQGVNSNDIFVAKYDESLHHIWSFALGGQAWEKGAKLLVDDSLNVYIIGKSVGNIDFDPSNGVYSFDCSPSNGFIAKYNENGTFKAVNRLPSIATDNINTKIFIDHQNNIFTYSNDYLSKFNSTLQLIWTKKINGNPELLNKSVFYAIKNFKTPFYSSTFSEKKLLVEKHDLMNGDLISNKLYGLSSGSVSGGFIKRTKNNKLIIYGKFWGTMSLYGNNDTISISNLEYGNSPHGKYPIERDFIAMFDTLDNIHWAKNFNGKSPEPYLIETDNNGNIYTVGFINFKANFDPDDYLTLTNAGFGNYIAKYDSNFKYCASSQFLGGSYNDFISGFKIYNDTAIICGHFLNTINLDLNNSDHSLTTDYLEDIFIARYSNFDILTNPISIFENNISSSQISVSPNPSTGIFNLHLKSIADVIKIKIYDLKGKVILSKTTKENFIQFDLSNYPPSIYFLNIISDESFVSKKIIKIR, from the coding sequence ATGAGAAATATAATTTCCTCTTTGACACTTGCTTTTATCTTTTTATATTCATCAAGTTTTTCGCAAACCATTGAATCTAGTTTAAAAATTGGAGGATCTTATGAAGACAAAGCTTGGGATATCGTTAAAGACAATTTAGGGAATATATATATCACTGGTGGATTTTCAAATTCAGTTGATTTTAATCCTAATGGAAATCCCAATTACCATCAGGCACAAGGAGTAAATTCAAATGATATTTTTGTTGCAAAGTATGATGAAAGCCTACATCACATTTGGTCATTTGCATTAGGAGGTCAAGCATGGGAAAAAGGGGCTAAATTACTAGTTGACGATTCCCTAAATGTATATATAATAGGTAAAAGCGTTGGTAATATTGATTTCGATCCTTCAAACGGAGTTTACAGTTTTGATTGTTCTCCATCAAATGGATTTATAGCAAAATACAATGAAAATGGTACTTTCAAAGCTGTTAATCGTCTTCCTTCAATTGCAACCGATAATATAAATACTAAGATCTTTATCGATCATCAGAATAATATTTTCACATACTCCAACGATTATTTGTCTAAATTCAATTCTACACTACAATTAATCTGGACAAAAAAGATAAATGGTAATCCTGAACTACTCAACAAATCTGTATTTTATGCAATAAAAAATTTCAAAACCCCCTTTTATTCATCTACATTTAGTGAGAAAAAACTTCTGGTAGAAAAACATGACCTTATGAATGGAGATTTGATTTCCAATAAACTATATGGGCTTTCTAGTGGTTCTGTTAGTGGTGGGTTCATTAAAAGAACTAAGAATAATAAGTTAATTATATATGGGAAATTTTGGGGAACTATGTCGCTTTATGGAAATAACGACACTATTTCGATTTCAAATTTGGAGTATGGAAATTCTCCACACGGGAAGTATCCAATAGAAAGAGATTTTATAGCAATGTTTGATACCCTAGATAATATTCATTGGGCAAAAAACTTTAATGGCAAAAGTCCAGAACCATACCTTATTGAAACTGATAATAATGGAAATATTTATACTGTAGGATTTATAAACTTCAAAGCTAATTTCGACCCAGATGATTATCTAACTCTAACTAATGCTGGATTTGGTAATTATATTGCGAAATATGACAGCAATTTTAAATATTGTGCTTCTTCACAATTCTTGGGCGGAAGCTATAATGATTTCATTAGCGGCTTCAAGATTTATAACGACACAGCGATTATTTGCGGTCATTTTCTTAATACGATCAACCTTGACCTAAACAACTCAGACCACTCGTTGACAACAGATTATCTCGAAGATATATTTATAGCTCGTTATTCAAATTTTGATATTTTAACAAATCCAATATCTATTTTTGAAAACAACATAAGCTCATCTCAAATTAGCGTCTCTCCAAATCCTTCAACCGGTATTTTTAACCTGCATTTAAAATCGATTGCAGATGTTATCAAAATTAAAATATATGACTTAAAAGGTAAAGTTATCCTTTCCAAAACGACAAAAGAAAATTTTATACAATTCGACTTATCAAACTATCCTCCATCAATTTATTTTCTAAATATTATTTCAGATGAATCATTTGTTTCGAAAAAAATTATTAAGATTAGATAA
- a CDS encoding branched-chain amino acid aminotransferase, whose amino-acid sequence MDIEFIKESKLSTCNYRDFPFGTCFADHMFVIEFENGEWNQGTVKPYGPLTIMPSMQALHYGQAFFEGMKAYRTNDNEVVLFRPEENAKRFNRTAKRLEMPELPVEKFMEGLTTLLDIDREWVPANEGSSLYIRPVMYASGEGVKAADSYKYTVIIMTCPVDAYYQKPVRLLTELHYSRAAEGGTGDVKAAGNYAGSFHPAKLAINKGFDQLMWTDSKEHKYVEEAGTMNIFFVIGEELVTPELSGSILPGITRDSIIILAKSLGIKVSERQISLEELKEASASGLLKEAFGAGTAATISNIAEIDIEGALIKTDIDKHVSDQLKLELDAIRSQDKADPFGWLVQVERKMVN is encoded by the coding sequence ATGGATATAGAATTTATTAAAGAATCGAAGTTGTCAACGTGTAACTACCGTGATTTTCCATTTGGTACCTGTTTTGCAGACCACATGTTCGTTATCGAGTTTGAGAATGGGGAATGGAACCAAGGGACAGTAAAACCTTATGGACCGTTAACTATTATGCCATCAATGCAGGCTTTGCATTATGGGCAAGCTTTTTTCGAAGGAATGAAAGCTTACAGAACCAATGATAACGAAGTAGTCCTTTTCCGTCCGGAAGAGAATGCCAAACGTTTTAACAGAACAGCAAAGAGACTAGAAATGCCAGAACTCCCTGTGGAGAAATTTATGGAAGGTCTTACTACTTTGCTTGATATTGATAGAGAATGGGTACCAGCAAATGAAGGATCTAGTTTGTATATTAGACCTGTAATGTATGCTTCAGGAGAAGGTGTAAAAGCCGCTGATAGCTACAAATACACAGTGATAATTATGACTTGTCCTGTAGATGCTTATTACCAAAAACCTGTAAGGTTATTAACAGAGTTACATTACTCAAGAGCTGCAGAAGGAGGTACAGGAGATGTTAAGGCTGCTGGAAACTATGCCGGATCTTTTCATCCTGCAAAATTGGCGATCAACAAAGGATTTGATCAATTGATGTGGACAGACAGCAAGGAACACAAATATGTGGAAGAAGCTGGAACCATGAATATTTTCTTTGTAATAGGAGAGGAGTTAGTAACACCTGAGCTTTCGGGTTCTATTCTTCCTGGGATTACTAGAGATAGTATAATTATTCTTGCAAAAAGCCTTGGAATAAAAGTTTCTGAAAGACAAATTTCTTTAGAAGAGTTAAAAGAAGCATCAGCAAGTGGTTTGTTAAAAGAGGCTTTTGGAGCAGGTACTGCCGCTACTATTTCAAATATTGCTGAGATAGATATTGAGGGTGCACTCATTAAAACGGATATAGATAAGCATGTTTCAGACCAACTTAAACTAGAGCTAGACGCTATTAGATCACAAGATAAAGCAGATCCTTTTGGATGGCTTGTTCAAGTTGAAAGAAAAATGGTGAATTAA
- a CDS encoding DUF4249 domain-containing protein, translating into MKKYILPFILLTSLLFLSCDNPIDVEIENEAATKLVVKGGIFHHTNKPTDGYQEITLTKSLPYFSDLKQDVSVSNAKVVVVDLSNNKEYLLQEKNNKKGVYTTNDLVGKIGTRYQLKINVELDGEEQEFLAEDYIHSKAPAIDTLYIRKQFNVFRNDTVRYLSIKFRDDDAVDDFFYFETFINDSLQDIGLGGTGRPFFRNLLKDTDISNWIVENGVKRTPYYDLLFDVEEYYYEGKQPLDAFAKMHTISEEVLLILNKLYNNFGSGTDTPAAKVLTNIQNKTYPDRFPLGVFMCGSMSTKQKDFKF; encoded by the coding sequence ATGAAAAAATACATTTTACCATTTATTCTACTCACTTCTCTGTTATTTCTTTCTTGCGATAATCCTATTGATGTAGAAATAGAAAACGAGGCCGCCACAAAACTGGTTGTTAAAGGTGGAATTTTTCATCATACAAACAAACCTACAGATGGCTACCAAGAAATCACCTTAACAAAATCACTCCCTTATTTTTCTGATTTAAAACAGGATGTCTCTGTGAGTAACGCTAAGGTTGTTGTGGTAGATCTAAGTAATAATAAAGAATACTTATTACAAGAAAAAAACAACAAAAAAGGCGTGTACACAACTAATGACCTCGTGGGAAAAATTGGGACTAGATATCAGTTAAAAATCAATGTAGAACTCGATGGAGAAGAACAAGAATTTTTAGCCGAAGATTATATTCATTCTAAAGCTCCTGCTATTGATACACTTTATATAAGAAAACAATTCAATGTATTTAGAAATGATACTGTAAGATATCTTTCTATCAAATTTAGAGATGACGATGCTGTTGATGACTTCTTCTATTTTGAAACATTCATTAATGACAGCCTACAAGATATTGGACTAGGAGGAACAGGAAGACCCTTTTTTAGAAATCTGTTAAAAGATACTGATATCTCAAACTGGATTGTGGAAAATGGGGTAAAAAGAACTCCTTATTACGATTTACTATTTGATGTAGAAGAATACTATTATGAAGGGAAACAACCACTAGATGCCTTTGCAAAAATGCATACGATAAGTGAGGAAGTTTTGTTGATTCTTAATAAACTCTACAATAATTTTGGATCTGGAACGGATACTCCTGCTGCAAAAGTTCTCACAAATATTCAAAACAAAACATATCCAGATCGTTTTCCTTTGGGTGTTTTTATGTGTGGAAGCATGAGTACAAAACAAAAAGATTTTAAATTCTAA
- a CDS encoding TonB-dependent receptor, translating to MKQKALVYISLIISMIFATQSLAQSKITLSGYVKDKSSSEELIGANIVIKEIGKGISTNAYGYYAIDLKPGNYTIEVSFIGYDTYTEKIDLSSSKTRNFSLSESANIIGEVEVTDEKENANVKNAEIGTVKISAKVLKKVPVVLGEQDLIKSLTLLPGITTPREGASGFNVRGGKVDQNLILLDETVVFNSSHLFGFFSVINADAIKDATLHKGGIPAEFGGRLSSVLDIKQKEGNMKEYHGKGGVGLLASRLMLEGPIVKEKGSFMIAGRRSYADLFLPLVGNEGISDAALYFYDLNLKANYKIDDNNRIFLSGYLGRDVFDLSSDFGFDWGSSNFAIRWSRIVNPKWFSNYSLVYSKYNYNLEVKSGATQFNWDADIETTNLKTDHTFFLNTENKLKAGLNATRYFFNPGKFTSNNTEGFNAVLDKKYGIESAAYISHEIEPSPLWLLEYGIRASVYMNTGRQKVGIFENNEPIYWNPEINDYVSREPINSKYYYPSEIISSNFNLLPRLRARYTLDETSSLKLGYNRMSQNLHLVSNATSPTPINIWIPNSEHIKPEIADQISLGYFKNFDDNKYKLSVETYYKHLSNVIDYRDLPDLTLNNHIENQMLPGIGRSYGLEVYLKKNRGKFTGWISYTLSKTEIKIEGFGGEGEPGINNGEWYDASYDKRHDLSITGMYDLSDRLSLSANFVFATGIPTNYPVAVFERNGEYFPVYDGKRNASRIPNYHRLDLSAVYKLNKDPKKKFKSDLVFSIYNVYDQYNAAAITFQYDADKGINQALKRTYFGIIPSVTWNFEF from the coding sequence ATGAAACAAAAAGCTTTAGTTTATATTTCATTGATCATTTCAATGATTTTTGCCACTCAATCTTTAGCTCAATCTAAGATTACCCTAAGTGGATATGTCAAAGACAAAAGTTCCTCAGAAGAGCTTATAGGTGCGAATATTGTCATCAAAGAAATTGGTAAAGGTATTTCTACCAATGCTTATGGATATTATGCGATTGATCTAAAACCTGGCAACTACACCATAGAAGTAAGTTTTATAGGATATGATACTTATACCGAAAAGATTGATTTAAGCTCATCGAAAACTAGAAACTTTAGCCTGAGCGAAAGTGCTAATATCATTGGAGAAGTAGAAGTAACCGATGAAAAAGAAAATGCCAATGTAAAGAATGCCGAAATAGGAACGGTAAAAATCTCTGCAAAAGTCCTCAAAAAAGTTCCTGTAGTATTGGGAGAACAAGATTTGATAAAATCATTAACCCTTCTACCAGGAATCACCACACCTAGAGAAGGTGCTAGTGGTTTTAATGTTCGAGGAGGAAAAGTGGATCAAAACCTTATTTTACTAGATGAAACGGTGGTTTTTAATTCTTCTCATTTATTTGGATTCTTCTCTGTTATTAACGCAGATGCCATTAAGGATGCAACCCTGCACAAAGGAGGAATCCCTGCTGAGTTTGGAGGGAGATTATCTTCTGTTTTAGACATCAAACAAAAAGAAGGAAATATGAAAGAATACCACGGAAAAGGTGGTGTAGGACTATTAGCCTCTAGACTGATGTTAGAAGGGCCTATTGTAAAAGAAAAAGGTTCTTTTATGATTGCAGGAAGACGTTCTTATGCAGACTTATTCCTACCGCTTGTGGGGAATGAGGGAATTAGCGATGCTGCGCTATATTTTTATGATTTAAACTTAAAAGCAAACTATAAAATAGATGATAACAACCGTATTTTTCTTTCAGGTTATTTAGGAAGAGATGTTTTTGATTTAAGCTCAGACTTTGGTTTCGATTGGGGATCTAGCAATTTCGCCATTAGATGGAGCAGAATTGTGAACCCAAAATGGTTTTCTAACTATTCTTTAGTGTATTCAAAATATAACTATAACCTTGAAGTAAAATCTGGAGCAACGCAATTTAATTGGGATGCAGATATAGAAACCACCAATTTGAAAACAGATCATACTTTTTTCTTGAACACAGAAAACAAGTTGAAAGCAGGTTTAAACGCAACCAGATATTTCTTTAATCCTGGAAAATTCACCTCAAACAACACAGAAGGGTTTAATGCCGTTTTAGATAAAAAATATGGAATAGAAAGTGCTGCATATATTTCTCATGAAATAGAGCCTTCACCGCTTTGGTTACTAGAATACGGAATTCGAGCCAGTGTTTATATGAATACAGGTAGGCAAAAAGTAGGAATTTTTGAAAACAACGAACCCATTTATTGGAATCCAGAAATAAACGATTATGTTTCTCGTGAACCTATTAACTCAAAGTATTACTACCCAAGTGAAATAATCTCAAGCAATTTTAATTTATTACCAAGATTAAGAGCTCGTTATACGCTAGATGAAACCTCTTCTTTAAAACTGGGTTATAACAGAATGTCACAAAATCTACATTTAGTTTCCAATGCCACTTCTCCTACTCCAATAAATATTTGGATTCCAAATAGTGAGCATATCAAACCAGAAATTGCTGATCAAATTTCTTTGGGTTACTTTAAAAACTTTGATGACAATAAATACAAACTTTCTGTAGAAACCTATTACAAACATTTATCAAATGTAATTGACTATAGAGATTTACCAGATCTAACACTCAACAATCATATAGAAAACCAAATGCTTCCAGGAATTGGAAGGAGTTATGGATTAGAAGTGTATTTAAAGAAAAATCGTGGAAAATTCACGGGTTGGATTTCTTATACTTTGAGTAAAACCGAAATAAAAATAGAAGGTTTTGGGGGCGAAGGAGAACCTGGAATCAACAATGGAGAATGGTATGATGCCTCTTATGACAAAAGACATGATTTATCAATTACAGGAATGTACGACCTTTCGGATAGATTATCGCTTTCTGCCAATTTTGTATTTGCCACAGGGATTCCAACCAATTATCCTGTAGCTGTTTTTGAAAGAAATGGAGAATACTTCCCTGTATATGATGGAAAAAGAAATGCCAGTAGAATTCCAAATTACCACAGACTAGACCTAAGTGCTGTGTATAAACTAAACAAAGACCCGAAAAAGAAATTCAAATCTGATTTAGTCTTTAGTATTTACAATGTTTATGACCAATATAATGCTGCTGCAATCACCTTCCAGTACGATGCAGACAAAGGAATTAATCAAGCTTTAAAAAGAACCTATTTCGGAATCATTCCTTCGGTAACGTGGAACTTTGAATTCTAA
- the secDF gene encoding protein translocase subunit SecDF — MQNRGIIRAFAIIFALICLYELSFTYLAKSVENEAEAVFQAQETTSVQAYLDSVAHQPVSSILPNSLTYKVVKENELNLGLDLKGGINVILEVSVADLIENMVGDKNDAVFQAAIAKAKEFEKDSQDDFLTLFYKAFQEVGNGAKLHDPKYFGTQTLSSKFSAFSAPDEEVLEIVKKEVDASVENAFVILRARIDKFGVTQPNIQQLAQSGRILIELPGVKDVERVKDLITTAAHLEFWETRDASEIMPFIFKANERLQQTEKRAETPEVNIAGGENSEATEKTSNLLDDLVKEAETTDSSVADAKEEIEKALDSNATAAAQTDSLKNMFNPLFEVLFPAVNEQGQVQGGPIVGYAKEQDREKVMNFLNRPDVKRLMPAGMKYTKFAWSVKPMNKEANVYTLLALRGQRNGEPALSGDVITEASSHTDPSGQVIVSMRMNSIGAQKWRRITKNNIGKSVAVVLDGLVYSFPTVNSEIPSGSSQISGDFTIEEGDDLANVLKAGKLPAKARIIQAEEVGASLGQRAIESGMLSFVIALLVVLAYMVFYYSKAGISADIALVLNMLFIFGVLAAMGAVLTLPGIAGIVLTIGMAVDANVLIFERIKEELKLGKGIKQAIKDGYRHAYAAILDANITTLLTAIVLYVFGTGPIRGFATTLIIGILTSLFAAIFITRLILEKSMDKGKSVSFYTSITKNLFQNNNVDFLSKRKIAYAISTLIIIGGLASIFTKGFDRGVDFTGGRSYVVSFSENVKTDDVRNELSNVFIDEKGNKQAPIVKTFGKDNQVKITTKYRINDVDVDKEVRETLSNGLSKLGADYNIESSQLVGPTIADDIEKSALWSVVGSLIVIFLYIFFRFGKWQYSLGAVAAVFHDVLIVLSIFSIFWGMLPFSLEIDQAFIAAILTVIGYSLNDTVVVFDRIRERIAGRDEKYGDTAIVNKALNSTLSRTMNTSMTTLVVLLIIFFIGGEVIQGFMFALLIGVIVGTYSSLFIATPVMLDTMSKK, encoded by the coding sequence ATGCAAAACAGAGGAATTATTAGAGCTTTTGCAATTATTTTCGCGCTTATTTGTCTATACGAGTTATCGTTTACATATTTGGCAAAAAGTGTTGAAAATGAAGCAGAAGCAGTATTTCAAGCACAAGAGACTACATCAGTACAAGCTTATTTAGATTCTGTCGCTCATCAACCCGTTTCGTCTATCTTACCAAACTCTTTGACTTACAAAGTGGTAAAAGAAAACGAGCTAAATCTAGGACTTGACCTTAAAGGGGGAATCAACGTAATCTTAGAAGTATCTGTTGCCGACCTTATCGAAAACATGGTTGGAGACAAAAATGATGCAGTTTTTCAAGCGGCAATTGCTAAGGCAAAAGAATTTGAAAAAGATTCACAGGATGATTTCTTGACACTTTTTTACAAAGCTTTTCAAGAAGTAGGAAATGGAGCGAAACTTCATGATCCAAAATATTTTGGAACACAAACTTTAAGTTCAAAGTTTTCTGCTTTCAGTGCACCAGATGAAGAGGTACTGGAAATTGTGAAGAAAGAAGTTGATGCTTCTGTAGAAAATGCCTTTGTTATTCTACGTGCACGTATTGATAAATTTGGGGTAACACAACCGAATATTCAACAATTAGCTCAGTCGGGTCGTATTCTTATCGAGCTTCCTGGGGTAAAAGATGTTGAGCGTGTAAAAGATTTGATCACCACAGCGGCACATCTAGAATTTTGGGAAACAAGAGATGCGTCTGAAATAATGCCTTTTATTTTCAAGGCTAATGAAAGACTGCAACAAACCGAAAAACGAGCTGAAACTCCTGAGGTAAATATTGCAGGAGGAGAGAATTCTGAAGCAACAGAAAAAACGTCTAATTTGTTAGACGATCTTGTAAAAGAAGCGGAAACTACAGATTCTTCAGTTGCTGATGCAAAAGAAGAAATAGAGAAAGCACTAGACAGTAACGCTACGGCTGCTGCTCAAACAGATTCTCTTAAGAATATGTTTAATCCTCTTTTCGAAGTTCTTTTCCCAGCAGTAAATGAGCAAGGACAAGTACAAGGAGGTCCAATTGTAGGTTATGCCAAAGAGCAAGATCGTGAAAAAGTAATGAATTTCCTAAACAGACCAGACGTAAAGCGTTTGATGCCTGCAGGAATGAAATATACAAAATTCGCATGGTCTGTTAAGCCAATGAATAAAGAAGCGAATGTTTATACTCTTTTGGCACTAAGAGGTCAAAGAAATGGAGAGCCAGCGCTTTCTGGAGATGTAATTACAGAAGCTTCTTCACACACAGATCCATCAGGACAAGTAATCGTATCGATGCGTATGAACTCAATAGGAGCTCAAAAATGGCGTCGTATTACAAAAAATAATATCGGAAAATCTGTTGCTGTTGTATTAGACGGATTGGTTTATTCATTCCCAACAGTAAACTCTGAAATTCCAAGTGGATCTTCACAAATTTCTGGAGATTTCACGATAGAAGAAGGAGATGACCTTGCAAACGTATTAAAGGCAGGTAAACTTCCAGCAAAAGCAAGAATTATTCAAGCAGAAGAAGTAGGAGCATCATTAGGACAAAGAGCAATTGAGTCTGGAATGCTTTCTTTCGTTATTGCTTTATTAGTCGTACTTGCCTATATGGTATTCTATTACTCAAAAGCTGGAATCTCTGCAGATATCGCTTTAGTATTGAATATGCTTTTCATCTTTGGTGTACTTGCAGCTATGGGAGCCGTTCTAACACTTCCAGGTATAGCCGGTATTGTACTTACCATAGGTATGGCAGTAGATGCAAACGTTCTTATATTTGAGCGTATAAAAGAAGAATTAAAACTTGGAAAAGGAATTAAGCAAGCAATTAAAGATGGTTACCGTCATGCTTATGCCGCAATCTTGGATGCCAATATCACTACTTTGTTAACGGCTATTGTACTATATGTATTCGGAACAGGTCCTATTAGAGGTTTTGCCACTACTTTAATTATCGGTATTCTTACCTCTCTATTTGCAGCCATCTTTATTACAAGACTCATTTTGGAAAAAAGTATGGATAAAGGAAAGTCTGTTTCTTTCTATACTTCGATCACTAAAAATCTTTTCCAAAACAATAATGTTGATTTCCTATCAAAAAGAAAAATTGCTTATGCCATTTCTACTTTGATTATTATTGGAGGACTTGCATCAATCTTTACAAAAGGATTTGACCGTGGGGTTGACTTTACAGGAGGTCGTTCTTATGTAGTAAGTTTCAGTGAAAACGTAAAAACAGATGACGTTCGTAATGAGCTTTCCAATGTATTTATAGACGAAAAAGGAAATAAACAAGCTCCAATCGTTAAAACATTTGGAAAAGACAACCAAGTAAAGATTACCACAAAATATAGAATCAACGATGTAGATGTTGATAAAGAAGTAAGAGAAACGCTTTCAAATGGATTATCTAAGCTAGGAGCCGATTATAATATCGAAAGTTCACAACTAGTAGGTCCAACGATTGCTGATGATATCGAAAAATCAGCACTTTGGTCAGTTGTAGGTTCATTAATCGTAATCTTCTTGTATATTTTCTTCCGATTCGGAAAATGGCAATATTCACTTGGAGCGGTTGCAGCCGTATTCCACGATGTATTAATCGTGCTTTCTATCTTCTCAATTTTCTGGGGAATGCTCCCATTCTCATTAGAGATTGATCAGGCATTTATTGCAGCCATACTTACCGTAATTGGATACTCTCTAAATGATACCGTAGTTGTATTTGATAGAATCCGTGAGCGTATTGCAGGAAGAGATGAGAAATATGGAGACACGGCCATTGTAAACAAAGCCTTGAACAGTACACTTAGTAGAACCATGAACACTTCTATGACTACTTTAGTGGTATTATTGATTATCTTCTTTATAGGAGGAGAGGTAATTCAAGGATTCATGTTTGCCTTATTGATCGGGGTAATTGTAGGAACCTACTCGTCATTGTTTATTGCAACACCAGTGATGCTCGATACAATGTCTAAGAAATAA
- a CDS encoding type IX secretion system membrane protein PorP/SprF yields MKRLFLFSFVILSCSSMFAQQDAQLTQNMFNKFVFNPAYAGATGNMNVSLLHRSQWVGFEGAPNTQVLSFEMPVHALSGGIGATIINDVTGGGLAYRQFNASYAFKADLSQDAHLSLGLNAGLYNIAFDYSEWKTPSGGSGFEDNKIPDQDASAIIPDIGIGLALTYRNYRIGLSSTHFAEFEAELPSGNNSVAFNTKRHYYVLAEANYELNRSWQIYPSFFLKTDQVQTQIDFAANFMYENKITAGMAYRVDDALAFMFSYKLPQGLQFGYSYDLTISQLSSYQAGSHEVFIRYSKAIDAPRKGKFRYRNNRFL; encoded by the coding sequence ATGAAGAGATTATTCTTGTTTAGTTTTGTGATTTTGAGCTGTTCGTCTATGTTTGCGCAACAAGATGCCCAGTTAACACAAAACATGTTTAACAAATTTGTTTTTAACCCAGCTTACGCTGGAGCAACTGGTAATATGAATGTCAGTTTGCTTCACCGTTCTCAATGGGTAGGTTTTGAAGGAGCGCCAAACACGCAGGTACTTTCGTTTGAAATGCCAGTACACGCCTTATCAGGAGGAATTGGAGCCACAATTATCAACGACGTAACAGGTGGAGGACTTGCTTACCGACAATTTAATGCGAGCTATGCTTTTAAGGCTGATTTAAGCCAAGATGCACACTTGTCTTTAGGTTTGAATGCAGGTCTGTATAATATCGCATTTGATTATAGCGAATGGAAGACACCAAGTGGCGGATCGGGATTTGAGGATAATAAAATCCCAGATCAAGATGCTAGTGCGATTATTCCAGATATCGGTATTGGATTGGCTCTTACCTATCGCAATTACCGTATAGGTTTATCTTCAACTCACTTTGCAGAGTTTGAAGCCGAGCTACCATCAGGGAATAATAGTGTTGCCTTTAATACAAAACGTCATTACTACGTTTTAGCAGAAGCAAACTATGAATTAAACAGAAGTTGGCAAATCTACCCTTCCTTTTTCTTAAAAACGGATCAGGTACAAACACAAATAGATTTTGCAGCCAATTTTATGTATGAAAATAAAATAACGGCAGGTATGGCTTATAGAGTAGATGATGCATTAGCATTCATGTTTTCTTATAAACTACCACAAGGATTACAGTTTGGTTATTCTTATGACTTAACTATTTCTCAACTGAGTAGCTACCAAGCAGGCTCACATGAGGTCTTTATCCGTTATAGTAAGGCAATTGATGCACCGAGAAAAGGGAAATTCCGTTATAGAAATAACAGATTCCTTTAG